The segment ACCAACTTTATTAAACAAAACTAGCAGACTCCAACGCTTGTACCTACATGTTCTGCCTGGCCTGGCAGTCTCATCAGTATAAACAAGAACGGCCGTTCCCACTAATGACTCAAGTCGCTGACCGTTAACAGCCCCAAGTCATTGTATGCGAAAGTTGTCCCATTTCGCATGAGTACTGCCTGCCTGGTACACCAGACATGGGGTAGCAAAACGTTCTCTTCCGTGCATTTGCCCCTCGCATCAGCAACGTTTTCAAGGTAATACTTTTCGACGGGCCATCTTTGACGGATGGTATGAGGGACTGTGTTTCGATTTTCTCTAGACGACGAGAGTGGAGACCATGCGAAAACGTAAACCGATTCATTTTCATACGATTCCtaattcatattttgcttaACTACTTCCCATTAGCAAAGGTACCACTTGTCTGTGCGTGTGGATGTATGTGAACGGTTTTTAGTCGTCTATGGCTCGGAGATGGCTAATACGGTCCATGCGGTATTGctctcgtttgaaaggtatcaTTACCttgtagggcacgggagggtattttcagcccattaagcgatgccatctattttttcggcctatggcctagttctagtggaaaaacaggtagttttgacgttctttgaataaaaaatagtagattacttacagttttgagaaaatagttataacatattaaaattgtatctcggcaaagtatttttattggcgaaagaagaggcaaatagACTGAATTTAGatacctgctgaaaataccctcccgtaccctagatCACTTCGGAATTGGTTTGCGATTTGATTTTATAAGCAAAATAGTCAAAACAACATGACACAAATTTTTCCGCATTCCGATTTTTTTAACAATCTTAGTATTAAATTAAAGGTTCAAATTTCATTGGAATGGAACAAACAAGTCacaagttatgcttaaaaatatattttgactAGGTTTCAATTAGTTggacgtttctcagagatggccaaaccgattcaTACGCTATAATATACactcctattctgtatttcgaacggctttatgtttcgttcgaaactgacatttcgttcgaaaaaacagcggttcgaacgaaagatcttcatgaaaaaacaactcgaacgaaatatttgtcaagtcgatcgaaatatttcaactcgttcgaaatacagaatatagGTGATAATGTTCTCTACAtgaatattttattaattttatattAGCGAGTCGTCGCGATGAtgttgtcgtcagcagcatagagccggggtggctcgtgctgttccaAGCAGTCGTGTCCTTTTAACTCGAACTCATACGAAACTAATTACACGCTAAGgaaatagcaaagcaaagcctaggtgctacattccgttatcgaaacttgaccttctgttttttatacgacaaacagAATACAGGATTATTGCAGAACctgttgctacgatcctaatgATTTCaacagcacctcccagccgagattcaaacatacgacgactggcaaGTAGGGGGACATGGAAcgttctggactgttcttcattaaaatgacgtcaaactcatgtattttggcataaaagaatcagcgcagggggggggggggggttgacaaaagaggtaGATGATCTCTTACAATGGGAGAGAaaagttcaaatgggtaaaggggtgcattCCTCTTGCAACTGGAACGATAGCAATTGTTGCTGGTTTTCTGAAATggagaatagggtggccattaacaaagatgagattcaaaaacgtaaaaaaggcttttggCCGATTTATAAGGATTACAgggaagaagtcagatttacaagtggagtgcaatatgagaattttcgttacaataacagatatacaagtgactgagaggtaAAGGGACCCCGAATAAaatcgggtaatcagctagtctatacctatacaaatggatttctgtctgtctgttcctatgttccttaaagaatcgaaaactactgaaccgatcggcgtgaaaatttgcatataggggtttttggggccaggtaaggttcttatgatagatagagatccctccccccactaagaggggggctcccatataaacgaaacacaaatttctgcataactcgagaactaatcaagcaaatggaacaaaattttacatgtgggtgtttttggagactagaattttttctatgatgaattgagaccccttacttttttaggaggggaggctcccatacaaatgaaatccaaatttcctcataactcgagaactaatcaaacaaattgaaccaaatttagcatgtgggtgtttttgcaggaattttttttttctatggtgaattaagacccctccactctttaggaggggaataatgacccctctttcttttaagaggggggcggcttccatacaaatggaatacaaatttcctcataactcgagaactaatcaagcaattggaaccaaatttggcatgtgtggggTTTTGGAGGCTATCATTTACTcaacaatatttaatttttctagtgtatttttttctgtaatatacattgtttatgaagtactttaattaTCAAACACATTGATAAAGccagaactcacaggaactgacataattggtgagtccaaaatagaacaatctcaccagtaaTCCGTCGAAAGAattataattgcgtcatttAAGTTTCCATCAGAGCATCTAacatccaataattaatttaattcttcattctgatatccatgtgcattatttaaacttgtcacggccaaagttttcactgtacagtacgAGGTGCTTGATtagctaaaacaaaacaaaacaaattattaGAATAATATATTAGGTTTACCTGGCCGTGTGGCTTAGCCGTTTGCCCAAAATCGCAGTTTTGAAATCAGGTAGACGGAAACCACGCAACAACGCACCtgctagcttagctactcaatagagcattaccgggtatggccgcgtggaggcgctaggtaggagctttaGATGGTAAGAGCTATGTTGGCCGCTTtcttgtttgccttccccatttcataccacGATCGAAAGTTATCGCAAACTGTATAAAATGTTACGAAAAACAGGACAATAGCAATAAACATATTAGGGCACGGGacggtattttcggcccattaagtgattacttctattttttcggtctatggcctagttctagtggtggttttgacgttctttgaataaaaaatagtaaatttgCTAATGTTTAttagagcgtcttagtagaatacctcaaacaataaaaaattcttttttaaaaaatagtagattacttacagtcttgagaaaattgttacaacatattaaaattgtatgtcggcaaagtatttttattggcgaaagaaaaggcaaataggctgaatttagaaacctgctaaaaataccctcccgtgccctactcACCAACCAGTGCGAACCTCAACAGTCAAGACCACATTGAAGCGTATTTCGATGAAACTGTAGAGTAAAATTTATAATCTTTCTGCTTTAAGTTTAACTGCTTCTGCaataccccgtaacaaagtgacagttattaacagtttcccataacacccgccagtgtcaaaaatgtcgcgacgatcgtttttacgtgccggtcaaaattgacgtaccttcgatttccaaaggaaatgttcatttttgttacattaaatgtgaacgcaaaaagctgtctggacatcgattcgaaaagtgcgtattgactAATTCggaattatttcatgttttcggcaaaactgtttgaattcttagtgagttgcttgattaattttttacaagataaaaagcggtatttattacaagattgttaCTCTTGTGTACGGGTACGAGTTGTCTggtctaaagtatttaaatattgcgtgtttcattgaatgttatccgctgcgcaattcaaaatgaacaagttaaacaaaattcaagAATAGATCCAAGCTATAGAGATTGTTTCAGTTGTATAAAAACACTgtgttacatgacagaaccaaatagaccattttattatgacagaagaaccagttatgctgctattgtcattaccacggaaacgttttggtacttgacgtaatgttgtcagttcgtaaaatgctctattgaaataataaaccaattcagttcttatatgcacaagagattttttgccaaaaaaaatgataataagctctttctttgatttttacgccgctttcaaatatctgtcgtgaaacatgaaccagcagttttaggtacgtttgatttgtatgggagctgtcacattgttaccgggttgcgCACAACAGACTCCTGACTTCGACTGATGGTATGGATAagctattcgcgttgacggcattaaacggtctcttgcacactcatagaaatgcccgtatgcacgtgtgggtgaaaatctgccaaaatgtttcgatctctggcgctctttaagaaatccctattccgcttcacccctacagtaaacttttggaggtggcagcagcttacgttcgtcaacgcgaattagAATACATTCAAAAATGATGTCTTGCACGCAAAAGGCAATATAGTTTTATGTGCTGTTTCTTGTTTTGTCGTGATCAGCAATAATGATTTGAATTATACGAAGAATTTAATATGCAGGTATTTATTAGAATCGAAAACacacaaaaatgttttctaaaTTAAATACTAAAGCTTGACAGTCTGATTAGCTCTAAGTCaattagggatgggaactatcattaaaaatcgttactgataactatcagtaatttcagtacgttactgataactatcagtaaatatcagcaATTTACCTCAGCAGGGcattaaagaaaaaaataggaaattgtaatattttaactgcgttcttcattgtaagtttactttgcaatttaccaagcgggctttatggaggctcgcgcaactacggaccagatttttaccaccaaGCAGATATGTTGAGAGCACatcgtgcctacgcatcacacaaaccagtcgatcaagaccagcaattgcacttattggatgaacacggtttcccagataaactgacgctactgatcagagctattggatcgagtggtgtgtttcgtgcgcatcttggGGACATACCCTTCAAGACGCGGCGAGGAatgagacaaggtgacaagatgactgatatcatagctaggaaccttgcgatggtggaggcaacctacgccaggttgaaagcagtagtctagaaagatcagattaataataaatacgtcaaagatcacatacatgaaaggaagaggctccaaggaagcaaacgcgtgcctctcacggatggtaatcctagacggcgacgaactagaactagtagatgaattcgtgtattttggattgctggtgaccgcggacaacattagtaaggaaatccagcggcgcattcaagcgggaaatcgagcctactttgcccttcgctatacgctacgatcaagaagcatacgataccgtacgaagctaacaatgtacaaatctTTTATATggtcagtagttctttatggagtcgtaaggtcgctcacggaggatatacgcgcccttgccgtgtcctaacGAAAGGTACTgtggatatttggcggagtacaaactgacaGCGAAGAatggtggagacgtatgaatcacgagctacaggcattgtttggagaaaATCCTATCGTACATTtgacgaaagtcagtaggctacggtgggccaggcacgtcgtaagaatgccggacgatagtgcgacggaaacagttgccttcaacaacctcactgacaccaggaacagggggctcaacgAGCAAGATGGCggcacgatcacgtcgaaagtgatttgtgacttttgagacgactggaaaattggcgacgagtggcctaagttcgagttaaatggaggcgactgcttgaatcagcacgagctaccctggctttaggctactgacgttgactacgatatattatgtcatccacgtttatcgtacgcaactatcAACCAAGAAGTTcaatctaactaatttttctaacgggacaacgtaactatatcagtaaatatcaataatagcgaaaccttactgatacttagtgatattattgcttactgataactatcagtagttaatgatagttttgcCATCCCTAAAGTCAATAAATAATTGGCGACTAGCAAGCTCTATCGTCCCAGCCCGACAATTCCGTCACCGTTTGTTAATACATATTGTAAGGCATAGAACTGTTTTCGGACAAAACCCTCCGTTGTACAAAGGTTTTAGCCTGTTAAACAACTTAGAACTGTTCGATTTTTACGTAAGCAAACATCATTTTAAAACTAGCGTAAGATACTTAACATAGAATTCAGTCTGTACACTATTAACTGAAGATGcagtaaataaattaaattaaatcaaattcTTATGGGAACTCATTGGTAGATGTAGagaaaaaattatatcaaatatTAATGCTGGTTTCTATTATTATTTCTTCATCAATAGATAATTAGAAGTTgaacattattttacaaataatattttttagagATTTCGTCAGTATTTATCGCAGTAATTCTTGTCGACACGTATAAAGTTCATACCAATACATTACAAATAGTATGTCTATTTAAAGTTTATTCCACAAACCGACGTACAAACTAAATTGCCAACTACACTGAAATCTGGTAGTTGCACAAAACCTAACAGAGATAATGGCAAAAGTCATACTGTGTGCATTAACATTCTAAACGCTGCTTGACCACATTTTCGCATCCACTAGCACCATTCCATGTGGTCGGTCTGATTCTACCGTTTTCGTGACCCgttttgccgaaaactacgcgagGCAACGTAATTGGAAGCACTGAGCATGTCTGTGCCATATTCATGATAGTCCCACACGATAGCGGTTCCAAACATAGTGTTTGTTCGGTTGGCTCCGACTGGCAATCGAGCCCGTTAGGTCACAgcgcgtttttcttttcttaccgcctaaatgacggaaaataatttatatctcATCTCTCACCTTCCGTTTTGCAGGCGTTGACCCCGAGGGAAGCAAGCTACGCTACAGCATATCTGGACCAGTTTTCAGCGTAGATCGAGACACCGGTGTGGTACGATTACGACAGTCATTAGATCGCGAGGTGCAGGACACCGTTGAAGTGATCATCAGTCTAACAGGTATTCAAATGAACTTCCTCGCCAATTGCTGCTTCGATCGGGCAACGTCATCGAGCTAGCCTAACCGCTGCTGGTAGAGTAATTACTATGATGCGATGCTAGCAATTGGCGTAGCAAAACGCCTTACATCACACCAGCTCGATGCCGGCCCAGTCGATGCTATTCGACATGTTGTTACTGAAGCACTTTCACAATCGTTAACTTGCATTTTTCTCTGTTTCTTACCTTACCGTGAATCACTTTTTGTTTCTCATCAGACGAAGGCACACTAGGGACGGAACCAAACACCGTTTCACTGAGGCGTGAAATTCCTATCCGCGACTACAACGACAATACACCCACGTTCATTGGACGGCCGTACAGTGCGTCGATAAGCGAGTCCACCAAACCGGGAAGCATCGTTAAGATTACTCCCGAAATCATAGTGACCGATTTGGATGAAGGCATTAACGCAGATGTTAAATTGTCCTGCTACCTGGATCCTACGAAGGAGAATGACGACATCTGCGAGGTGTTCGAAGTGAGAACGGAAAAGATAGCACAGGGCAAGTATGGAGCTGAAAtaattcttagaaaaactctagaCTTCGAAACTAGACCATCCTACATTCTGACGATTCAAGCCAAAGACGGAGCAATTGGCAACCCTCTGAAATCGAATGCCACAGTTGCCATCACTATAATTGATGTACAAGATCAACCACCGGTATTTATCAATGCACCGTACTCGGCATCCATTCCGGAAAACACTCCAGAAGGAACTACTGTCCTTATAATCAATGCAACTGATGGTGACACCGGCAGCCCACATCCAATTGCGCTTTCATTGGAAAATGATCCCATGAAACATTTTGCTCTTAAGTTCATTGGAACCCCAGGAAACGGTGTTGCCGAATTGGTGACCACAGAACGGGCACTTGACCGAGAGGATCTGAAAATTATTCGAAATGGTGGCGCATACACATTCTCCGTCCGCGCTACGGAACTAATCAACAATGAAGTTCCGGGGGATTCAACTAGCTCCCAAATCACTATAGTACTAACCGATGTAGACGACCACATTCCGGAGTTCAACAAACCATCTTTCGAAGTCTCCATCCCGGAAAATTTGGAGAATGAAGCTCCACTGCCAGATCTAGCGATAGTCGTTACTGATTTGGATTTGGGAGCCAACAGCAGATATACCCTATCGTTAAGGGATATTCACAACTCAGACGGAGTTTTTACAGTTTCCCCTACGCATGGCGAAGGACGCACACCGGTCGTTGTGAAAGTGAAAAACTCTGCAGCGTTGGATTACGACGTACAAGACGCTAGCCTCAGAATGTTCGTATTCGATATTGTTGCATCCGTGAATGGTTTAGAACAATCCAAAACTCAAGTTACCTTACATCTGCAAGATGTAAATGACAACTCTCCCATATTTCCACGTTCGAACTACAAATTACACGTTAAAGAAAATTCTCCCAAAGGTTTCCGAATCGCAAACATCTCCGCAATCGATCACGACACGGGAATGTTTGGCAAATTGACCTACATGGTGAAAGGATTCGGTGCGGACTACTTTTATACCGATCCAACAAAAGGCGGTGTATACGTAAATCTTAATCTGGATTATGAATCACAGAAAAGCTACAGCTTGGCACTTGTGGCCATCGATGGAGGCGGTCGCGAAACAAATGCGAATCTACTGATCGACATTATGGATGTCAATGACAACTATCCCGCTTTTGAGTCACTCGAATACACTAGAACGATACGCGAAGGAGCAACTGAATTTGAACCTCAGTTTTTCGTCCATGCTACCGATCAAGATGGACCACAGCAAGGTGGCGGCAAAGTAACGTACTCAATCGAGTCCGAGAACAGTATTTCCGGACACGTGTTTACGGTAGACCCCGACAGTGGTGAGATCAAGATCACCCGTCCCGTCAATTCGATGGACACTGAACGGGGACAATATGAACTGATTTTGGCGGCCACCGACCATGGAGTTCCACCGCTTAAAAACGACACCCGAGTTTTGATTCGGGTTGGAATTTCCGGCAACCAGAGACCGATTTTCAAAGCGCTGTTCACCAGCGGAATGAGTGATATTCCTGGACCGCCGAGCTATCGGGTTACTATTCCGGAGAATGCACCTGCCGGATTCGTTGTGGCGAATGTTAGTGCCACGGATCCGGACGGAATTGATGATTTGCTTATCTATAAGATCGTTGGTGCGAGTGACAATTTTCAGATGAATGATCAGTAAGTATTTGACCGTTTTATACTATTTCAACGATGTTTTAATGTTACTAATTTTACACGTTTCTGATTACAGTACCGGCCAGATAACCGTTGCACGGGATACCCGTCTTGATCGTGACAGCAACCCAGAGAGTTACACCATAGTAGTAAACGCTATCGATGCTGGGTTCCCAATTCCGGAAACGGCAACCACAACTGTGTTTGTTAAAATTCAAGACGTTAACGATAAACCTCCgaagttttctcaacaatcctACACCGCTTATGTTTCCGAACGCACCAACGTGGATTCTGAAGTGATCAAAGTGACTGCTAGCGATACTGACATGAATGCTAAGATATTATATTCAATCGTCGAGCCCATTACTGCTAAAACCAAAGCCGGAATTCCGTTACTATCAACCTCACCGTATGACTACAAAACTGCTTTTCGGATCAGCGAAGACGAAGGAGTGATTTACGTTAACAACACACTGGACTACAACTATGCTGCTGTAATTACGCTAACGGTTCGTGCGGTGGATGTCAATGCCGAGTACAACATCGACATGCAGCAAGACCGTGCAGAGGTCACAATGTTTGTGCAATCATTCAAGGATACGaatccaattttcaaaaacaaaggTTGGAACACTGTACGGCCGAAAATCGAAGTCAAAATCAAGGAAGAAGCACCAATCGGAAGTATTGTAATGAAAATAGAAGCAGAAGATCCAGTGGCTGATATTCCCATAATGGATTTCGAATTAGTAATGCCGGATGTTGACGGATGCTTTAGTTTGAACGAGAAAACTGGAGACATCATTCTTAACAAACGCTTAGACTATGAAACAACCAACAAAACGAGCATAGACTTTGTGGTGCGAGCAATGACGAGCAATCGCAAGCGACAGTCCTTAGCCTATGTCAATGTGACTCTAGAGAACGTCAACGACAATGCACCTGTGTTTGAAAAAGAGATCTACCGAGTAACTGCCATGGAATCGGACCGTCACCCGCACCAAATCGTAACTGTCAAGGCAACTGACGGTGACGCTGTTTTAACCGAGCAAGACAGACTGTCCGGCTTCAACAGGGTATGGTACAGTCTAGCTGGTTCACATGCGAACTTGTTCACAATCGACAACCAAACTGGCGTTATTCGCATAGCAAAAGGACAAAGCTTAGATCGGGAAAAACAATCGGTTTTGAAACTTTCAGTCATCGCTGAAGATACGCCCGGAAAGCTTGGCGATGCCAAGCGAGGGTACGCGGAAGTCATCGTCGACGTGCTGGATGTGAACGACAATGCTCCAATTTTCGGCCAGAAATCCTATACGGCCGTCATTCCGGAGAACGTATTAGCCGATACATTCGTGATTGTCATTACGGCTCACGACCCAGACGAAGGACCCGGTGGAGAAGTTCGTTACGAGTTCCTCAACGAAGGAGAAGCTAACGGTTAGTAGCATTTATTTCACTATGGATATTAGCAGTACATTAAGTTTGATTGTTCTTTGGCTTACCATCTGTGATCGAAGGTAACTCAttattcaaaacagtttttttacaatttgattgaaaaattgaaaatgattttgaaaaacAATTCGTGCTGAGCAAATATTTCAGTTAACTTTATATTTGAAGTAATTTAGTAAACCTTTAAAAATCTTAAGTGTATCAATATGTAATACTCCTTTTATTAGCCAGATATTTCAAAGTTCAAGACTACACGTTTTAACAGAACACAATAAATCTTTTAACAATCTCTTCCCAAATAACAACCCTAATTTTATCACATACTTATTGgcgccaaaattggtcataaaaaccactctaaaattgcaacgaaacatAAAATCTTACTTGAGTTGTATATAGTAGAAGATTTTTATATCTGGCGTACTTTTCTTCCTTTCATGTCACAAGTTACAAGGCCAAAGTTAAAGACagtgttttgaacaaaatagtttTACTTCGCAAATTATTGAACCATGAGCATGAGCATGAACTTGAGTTAATGAACTTCTACAGAGAGCCATTTAAATAGACTTTCTTAGATGATTTCCCATCTTTAACACTGGCGTGCAACACTTTCTCtaaaaaatttaattcaaaacgACAGAATCTGGTAGTGTAACTCGAAAGTCTAAAAACAGAAATGGTTCGGTCACtttaactcaattttgattcatttgacagtaccgtctgagccgagcaaaatttaacaatgttacgtatgggacatttgtagaactagttataattttgctgaataaactaCTATGTCTTTCGTATTTACGGTATTACAATGCTGCTACCTCAACGTTCACTGcctaaaaatattaattttttcgcCCGATATTTTACGTTATGTAAATAACCTGCGTAAAAATAAGCCTAGTTTCAAACCAAATTTAAGTtccatttcaaatccaatttcaaatccaattccaagtctgcCAAAATTTCAAACTCAATGTTATTCCCATTTTACACCTGGAGcttaaaaccaattttaagttcatttgcatgtccgatttcatgtccaactTCTGATTTCAAGTGCATTTGAAGTCTAGTTTC is part of the Sabethes cyaneus chromosome 2, idSabCyanKW18_F2, whole genome shotgun sequence genome and harbors:
- the LOC128733622 gene encoding cadherin-23, whose protein sequence is MTKAEQTPKERMRFHGLVFALVTALLLILAEPVRSQIINRTPHFIPSSGDMSRFSLPENTPVGSVVYQLRGVDPEGSKLRYSISGPVFSVDRDTGVVRLRQSLDREVQDTVEVIISLTDEGTLGTEPNTVSLRREIPIRDYNDNTPTFIGRPYSASISESTKPGSIVKITPEIIVTDLDEGINADVKLSCYLDPTKENDDICEVFEVRTEKIAQGKYGAEIILRKTLDFETRPSYILTIQAKDGAIGNPLKSNATVAITIIDVQDQPPVFINAPYSASIPENTPEGTTVLIINATDGDTGSPHPIALSLENDPMKHFALKFIGTPGNGVAELVTTERALDREDLKIIRNGGAYTFSVRATELINNEVPGDSTSSQITIVLTDVDDHIPEFNKPSFEVSIPENLENEAPLPDLAIVVTDLDLGANSRYTLSLRDIHNSDGVFTVSPTHGEGRTPVVVKVKNSAALDYDVQDASLRMFVFDIVASVNGLEQSKTQVTLHLQDVNDNSPIFPRSNYKLHVKENSPKGFRIANISAIDHDTGMFGKLTYMVKGFGADYFYTDPTKGGVYVNLNLDYESQKSYSLALVAIDGGGRETNANLLIDIMDVNDNYPAFESLEYTRTIREGATEFEPQFFVHATDQDGPQQGGGKVTYSIESENSISGHVFTVDPDSGEIKITRPVNSMDTERGQYELILAATDHGVPPLKNDTRVLIRVGISGNQRPIFKALFTSGMSDIPGPPSYRVTIPENAPAGFVVANVSATDPDGIDDLLIYKIVGASDNFQMNDHTGQITVARDTRLDRDSNPESYTIVVNAIDAGFPIPETATTTVFVKIQDVNDKPPKFSQQSYTAYVSERTNVDSEVIKVTASDTDMNAKILYSIVEPITAKTKAGIPLLSTSPYDYKTAFRISEDEGVIYVNNTLDYNYAAVITLTVRAVDVNAEYNIDMQQDRAEVTMFVQSFKDTNPIFKNKGWNTVRPKIEVKIKEEAPIGSIVMKIEAEDPVADIPIMDFELVMPDVDGCFSLNEKTGDIILNKRLDYETTNKTSIDFVVRAMTSNRKRQSLAYVNVTLENVNDNAPVFEKEIYRVTAMESDRHPHQIVTVKATDGDAVLTEQDRLSGFNRVWYSLAGSHANLFTIDNQTGVIRIAKGQSLDREKQSVLKLSVIAEDTPGKLGDAKRGYAEVIVDVLDVNDNAPIFGQKSYTAVIPENVLADTFVIVITAHDPDEGPGGEVRYEFLNEGEANGLLHINPKTGEIKTKVLLTGKGRSDPYELIVRAQDSGSQLPKQRSLYSDVTFTLYIGDISANDGIPFFIAPKVGQIANVTENATIGAPVFQVIASDPDSPASPSGTLRYRIQSDIEDAKSFRIDSKTGLISTTKSLDREVKSMYNVIIEVSDMGEPPQAATIVLRINVLDIDDHKPQFDRDVDAQPIEMMVLEEQPAGAIVGNLSAVDEDIDENGAIDYEFIDGNELGLFKISRTESNAAIITTTKPLDRETLESVSLTIKCFKYKNEPLPTTGGYNKYDRSEQRIIIHIADIDDHLPIFERENQTVGIRHNVPIDTPIVSCKAYDEDPGAAPIFYSMQNITFVPQFFRHDNRTEDPRALFSLNNSTGEIRTTHSMSDYVDGFFQVTLKAINSHSADRQAENNLKIFVIRDKSLLRFVFSKPPSEINNVLGNFTSEMQSRLAESSLELSVFDAQVLAKPDHSLDFSSTSSCFQLSRSGSALSPQEMLKLMDSQDIKDALLETYLKYSVHKIDSCSVSRKPQTASLIASSGTWLVILAGLIGFAAFASTITACCLARRYKSQLRMSTASQRVGSSDIYGSATPVLYTEPIYGVL